A genome region from Chitinispirillales bacterium ANBcel5 includes the following:
- a CDS encoding polysaccharide biosynthesis/export family protein, translated as MFYKSLETFFRTALAATFFFSIAVLAQEEQSQVEFIKGDAVRISVFPETEHFLNGIYPIDSNGEIILPLIGRYNISSMSNTQLSSFLQSTYQQYLRFPEVQVTPLMRISMLGGFDQPGMYYIEPQRSLWDLVHLTGGPNFEDGLKRMRWERGRELVSKDLIPILESGMSLKDAGFRTGDQVWTPDEAKEGFWSSVVRDVVIRDILPMATFTLSLFVSLATIRNNSD; from the coding sequence ATGTTTTATAAATCTTTGGAGACATTTTTCAGAACAGCTTTGGCCGCGACTTTTTTCTTCTCTATAGCGGTGTTGGCTCAGGAGGAGCAGTCTCAGGTAGAGTTTATAAAAGGAGATGCGGTGAGGATTTCGGTATTTCCGGAAACGGAACATTTTTTAAATGGTATTTACCCAATAGATTCAAATGGCGAGATTATTTTACCGCTGATTGGTAGATACAATATAAGCTCAATGAGTAACACTCAGCTGAGTAGTTTTCTTCAGAGCACCTATCAGCAGTACCTGCGTTTCCCCGAGGTTCAGGTTACGCCTCTTATGAGAATTAGCATGTTGGGTGGCTTTGATCAGCCTGGAATGTACTATATAGAGCCGCAGCGTTCCCTGTGGGATCTGGTTCATTTAACAGGGGGGCCCAATTTTGAAGACGGGCTCAAGAGGATGCGCTGGGAACGGGGTCGGGAACTAGTAAGTAAGGACCTTATTCCTATCCTGGAGTCAGGGATGTCGCTAAAAGATGCAGGCTTTCGCACCGGGGATCAGGTATGGACACCAGATGAGGCGAAGGAAGGGTTTTGGTCCTCTGTTGTTCGCGATGTGGTTATACGGGACATTCTGCCCATGGCTACTTTTACCCTCTCGTTGTTTGTAAGCCTGGCTACAATCAGAAACAATAGTGATTAA
- a CDS encoding response regulator, with translation MLIPLKQSTTTAKVSTVRKRKRLLVIDDDPAVLFAMRKIFKEANILIDTCQSFEEAKQLISNNHYHVILTDLCFSDEITDAGVKISDYAKKKIPGVIVILWTGNDNPSFLKDQSRSFSIDFVFAKPLSPGVIKSILENLIFV, from the coding sequence TTGTTAATCCCTCTTAAGCAGTCCACTACCACCGCCAAAGTAAGCACCGTAAGGAAAAGAAAACGACTCCTTGTAATCGATGATGACCCTGCGGTTCTTTTTGCGATGAGAAAAATATTCAAGGAAGCAAATATTTTGATCGACACCTGCCAATCCTTTGAGGAAGCAAAACAGCTTATCAGCAACAACCACTACCATGTCATTCTCACTGACCTTTGCTTCAGTGATGAAATAACGGATGCGGGGGTAAAAATAAGCGACTATGCAAAGAAAAAGATACCAGGAGTAATTGTGATCCTGTGGACCGGAAACGATAACCCTTCCTTTTTAAAGGACCAAAGCCGATCATTTAGTATAGATTTTGTTTTTGCAAAACCACTCTCTCCTGGAGTAATCAAAAGTATTCTTGAAAACCTGATTTTCGTTTAG
- a CDS encoding polysaccharide biosynthesis tyrosine autokinase gives MTFRNTGNQNKFQLDHFIHLVRRYLWFILPLFTVVMALWVFFAYKMGAFTPELEATAILRFDDPQNLSAVDDRVGYEVESRAVLVKSRTLLEEVARKLSLQLLTNRVSREEVFDSLRVGIEAPLGKYQIDISGSDYKIFYSNSNAGIRNRVVAKGAVADLDSLVMPGVYLSFAQRYREDPYTVQFTIMRLRDAVDYILTNLDVNVSEPVGSVLSITMAGQDYPLIKRVVNTIANDFVRENSSSKKGRRGEILTVLEKQLEIAKGEMKEAERALQNFRNQNPTVGLPDATMPPSVLSDLQENEAALSSYINQANSLMERYRNTSSRELLPILSEMVAFLASHGAGTAPGLQSELNYLSEQERIFQREYSPSHPLAIENRNKIRDLGSKISSALNTLTSDLARRRDENARRINSIHSNLAALPAQEIEYANLTRQYEVNAEIYATVLSRYNEAKIAKNIEMGDVYVLDYAVEPEGVVDFRTLIMIFGAGFLFSMTAGLGPVLTIDHFDRKARTEKDLQRLTPLLLLESIPVKGKWEQGINTTEGGEIDSKLMAADYSHNYVDETYRSLRAKILLSLFEEKRKRILITSLNMGEGKSFTASNLAITMAQQNLSTLLVDGDMRRGTQHRTFGLDKKPGLSNILMDRKELDRTNCTNLLRPSHISNLSILSSGVSVPNSAELLNSSRFRLLLDLLGEHFEVIIMDTPPLGVTTDAVGVQNSFHKYIVVVRAGYTNIAHLNRKVGEYPGLRKKVLGLVFNGAPYRRSPYYQYNSYRY, from the coding sequence GTGACTTTTAGAAATACAGGAAACCAAAACAAATTTCAGTTGGATCACTTTATCCATCTGGTTAGAAGGTATCTGTGGTTTATTCTGCCACTTTTTACAGTGGTTATGGCTCTATGGGTGTTTTTTGCCTATAAGATGGGAGCGTTTACCCCAGAGCTGGAAGCCACGGCAATTTTACGATTTGATGATCCGCAGAACCTTAGTGCAGTGGATGATAGGGTAGGGTATGAGGTTGAGAGCAGAGCTGTACTGGTTAAAAGCAGAACTCTGTTGGAAGAAGTGGCAAGAAAGCTCTCGCTTCAGCTTTTAACGAATAGAGTTTCAAGAGAAGAGGTGTTTGACTCTCTAAGAGTTGGTATAGAAGCCCCACTGGGTAAGTACCAAATAGATATAAGTGGCAGCGACTATAAAATTTTCTATAGTAATTCAAATGCTGGTATAAGAAACAGGGTTGTAGCCAAGGGGGCCGTTGCGGATCTTGATTCACTGGTAATGCCGGGAGTATATCTGTCATTTGCTCAGCGCTATAGAGAGGATCCCTATACGGTGCAGTTTACCATAATGCGTCTGAGGGATGCAGTTGATTATATCCTCACAAATCTGGATGTAAATGTAAGTGAACCGGTTGGCTCGGTACTGAGCATTACTATGGCCGGTCAGGACTATCCGCTTATAAAACGAGTGGTTAATACTATAGCAAATGATTTTGTACGCGAAAACTCAAGTTCAAAAAAGGGGCGCAGGGGAGAGATACTAACAGTACTCGAAAAACAGCTTGAAATTGCTAAAGGTGAAATGAAAGAAGCCGAAAGGGCGCTTCAGAACTTTAGAAACCAAAACCCCACTGTAGGACTTCCGGATGCAACCATGCCGCCCAGTGTACTTTCTGATCTTCAGGAGAATGAAGCGGCCTTAAGCTCCTATATCAATCAGGCTAACTCACTGATGGAGCGTTACCGAAACACTTCCAGCCGGGAGCTTTTGCCTATCCTTAGTGAAATGGTGGCATTCTTAGCTTCTCATGGGGCAGGAACCGCTCCAGGACTTCAAAGCGAGCTTAACTATCTCTCAGAGCAGGAGCGAATATTTCAAAGAGAATACTCTCCATCCCATCCTCTTGCAATCGAAAACCGAAACAAGATACGGGATCTTGGAAGTAAAATTTCATCCGCGCTCAATACCCTAACAAGCGATCTTGCGCGCAGAAGGGATGAAAATGCCAGAAGAATAAACAGTATCCACAGTAACCTGGCAGCACTACCAGCACAGGAGATTGAGTATGCCAACTTAACCCGACAGTATGAGGTTAACGCCGAAATCTATGCAACTGTACTGAGCCGCTATAATGAGGCAAAAATTGCCAAAAACATAGAAATGGGTGATGTCTATGTGCTTGACTATGCAGTTGAACCGGAGGGGGTAGTTGATTTCAGAACCTTGATTATGATCTTTGGGGCAGGGTTTCTTTTCAGTATGACTGCTGGTTTAGGCCCTGTTTTAACGATAGATCATTTCGACAGAAAGGCAAGAACCGAAAAGGATCTTCAGCGCCTGACACCACTTTTGCTTCTGGAGTCTATACCGGTGAAAGGAAAATGGGAACAGGGCATAAACACCACCGAGGGGGGAGAGATAGATTCAAAGCTTATGGCTGCCGATTACTCCCATAACTATGTGGATGAGACCTACAGATCCCTAAGGGCAAAAATACTGCTCAGTCTCTTTGAGGAGAAGAGAAAACGGATTCTTATCACCAGCCTTAATATGGGTGAGGGAAAGTCATTTACTGCTTCAAATCTTGCTATCACTATGGCTCAGCAAAACCTTTCCACTCTTTTAGTGGATGGAGATATGAGAAGGGGTACACAGCACCGCACCTTTGGTCTGGATAAAAAGCCGGGGCTTTCAAACATTCTAATGGATAGAAAAGAGCTTGACCGAACCAATTGTACAAATCTCCTCAGACCCTCTCATATTTCAAATCTCAGCATACTTTCAAGTGGTGTTTCTGTGCCAAATTCTGCAGAACTGTTAAACTCTTCCAGGTTTCGATTGCTGTTGGATCTTTTAGGCGAGCATTTCGAAGTAATAATTATGGATACTCCCCCTCTTGGAGTAACAACTGATGCTGTGGGGGTTCAGAACTCATTTCACAAGTACATAGTAGTTGTTCGTGCGGGGTATACAAATATCGCCCATTTGAACCGTAAAGTAGGAGAATACCCGGGATTAAGGAAAAAGGTGCTGGGGCTGGTTTTTAACGGTGCACCTTACAGACGTTCTCCATATTATCAATATAACTCATACAGGTACTGA
- the asnB gene encoding asparagine synthase (glutamine-hydrolyzing), translating to MCGITGIYNPDPSCPVEWETLMTMTRALEHRGPDDEGYYIGDGVALGQRRLSVIDIAGGKQPLANESRSVWVTFNGEIFNYLELRQFLLAKGHKFITKSDTEVLVHLYEEFGPDFVNKLNGQFAIAIWDKKNREVYLFRDRVGIQPLYFCSPFGDTVLFSSEVKALFCHPGVKREVDRIGLEQIFTLWVTVPPRTVFKDIYELPPGSYARIRPGKIDIGRYWSVKFPSAGEHSSKALEHSMEDLRELLYDAVRLRLRADVPVAAYLSGGLDSSIITSLIKQEHKNKLQTFSVGFKDDLYDEGMYQKIMSERLGTDHRNIVVDYRHISDMFHDVIWHAESPMIRTAPGPMFALSGLVKENGMKVVLTGEGADEVFGGYNIFKESLVRRFWARNPESKIRPLLLKRLYPYIQGGTNAAAFWQNFFKRGLKEVSDPYYSHRLRWSNTSRMKRFLASEYREGLNEKQHVFDELDRYLDPEMQKWHPLSQAQYLEMVLFMPGYLLSSQGDRMMMANSVEGRFPFLDHRVIEFANYLPPEHKLNILNEKFILKKAFSELLPQEIHQRSKQPYRAPVGRCFKSSKENIASAALSPDCITEVSMFDSFAVNSLLHKLNSDQNLSASDDMAVAAIVSTQLLHYQFIKNDKFQAGQNKYSANLVEKVKFKKDMVLNKQRG from the coding sequence ATGTGTGGAATAACAGGTATATATAATCCGGATCCTAGCTGTCCCGTAGAGTGGGAAACTCTGATGACGATGACACGTGCACTTGAGCACCGGGGCCCAGATGATGAGGGGTATTATATTGGAGATGGGGTTGCTCTGGGGCAACGGAGATTAAGTGTGATTGATATAGCGGGTGGAAAGCAGCCATTGGCAAATGAATCTCGTAGTGTATGGGTAACTTTTAACGGAGAAATCTTTAATTACCTGGAATTAAGGCAGTTTCTGCTAGCTAAAGGACACAAGTTTATAACAAAAAGCGACACAGAGGTTCTGGTACATCTGTACGAAGAATTTGGGCCCGATTTTGTGAACAAGCTAAACGGGCAGTTTGCTATCGCTATTTGGGATAAAAAAAATAGAGAGGTATATCTTTTTCGAGACAGAGTGGGGATTCAACCTCTCTATTTTTGTTCCCCGTTTGGGGACACGGTGCTCTTTAGCAGTGAGGTTAAGGCGTTGTTTTGCCATCCGGGGGTGAAAAGGGAGGTTGACAGAATCGGTCTTGAGCAGATTTTCACTCTTTGGGTTACTGTTCCCCCCAGGACGGTTTTTAAGGATATTTATGAATTGCCACCCGGAAGTTATGCACGAATCAGGCCCGGAAAGATCGACATAGGCAGGTACTGGAGCGTTAAGTTCCCTTCAGCGGGGGAGCATTCATCTAAAGCTCTTGAACATTCGATGGAAGATTTACGGGAGCTTCTTTATGATGCTGTGAGGCTTCGGTTAAGGGCCGATGTTCCGGTTGCCGCTTATCTTAGTGGAGGGCTGGACTCTTCTATTATTACCTCCTTAATTAAACAGGAGCACAAGAATAAACTTCAGACATTTTCAGTCGGCTTTAAGGATGATCTCTATGATGAGGGGATGTATCAGAAGATTATGTCAGAGCGTCTTGGAACCGATCATCGCAACATAGTTGTAGACTATCGCCATATAAGTGATATGTTCCATGATGTCATCTGGCATGCTGAGAGTCCCATGATCCGTACTGCACCGGGGCCGATGTTTGCACTCTCAGGGTTAGTTAAAGAAAATGGTATGAAGGTGGTGCTTACAGGAGAGGGGGCGGATGAGGTTTTTGGTGGCTATAACATATTTAAAGAAAGTCTGGTCAGGCGGTTTTGGGCCAGAAATCCCGAATCCAAAATCCGCCCTCTTTTACTTAAACGTCTCTACCCTTATATTCAGGGTGGTACAAACGCAGCTGCTTTTTGGCAGAACTTTTTTAAGCGTGGCCTTAAAGAGGTCTCTGACCCCTATTATTCCCACAGACTTAGATGGTCAAATACTTCAAGGATGAAGCGTTTTTTGGCATCGGAATATAGAGAGGGCTTAAATGAAAAGCAGCATGTTTTTGATGAGCTTGACAGATATTTAGATCCGGAAATGCAAAAATGGCACCCGCTTTCTCAGGCACAGTATTTAGAGATGGTTTTGTTTATGCCTGGCTATTTGCTTTCTTCCCAGGGGGATCGAATGATGATGGCAAATTCAGTCGAAGGGCGTTTTCCGTTTCTTGACCACAGGGTTATTGAGTTTGCCAATTACCTTCCTCCAGAGCATAAATTGAATATTCTTAATGAAAAATTTATTCTCAAAAAAGCGTTTTCTGAATTATTGCCTCAAGAGATTCATCAAAGATCAAAGCAGCCCTACAGGGCACCGGTAGGAAGATGTTTTAAGTCTTCCAAGGAAAATATCGCATCTGCGGCTCTTTCCCCTGACTGTATAACAGAGGTATCGATGTTTGACAGTTTTGCCGTAAATAGTTTATTGCACAAATTGAATTCAGATCAAAACCTGAGTGCTTCTGATGATATGGCTGTGGCTGCTATAGTATCCACACAACTGCTTCACTATCAGTTTATAAAAAATGATAAATTTCAGGCAGGTCAAAACAAATATTCAGCAAATCTGGTTGAAAAGGTAAAGTTCAAAAAAGATATGGTTCTAAACAAACAGAGGGGGTAA
- a CDS encoding InlB B-repeat-containing protein produces the protein MKLPVKGILLFILLLFLLRCKSPTHPFENYDRADIEHIELSEEQNFVVNDTVGLIIEITMPHLFNSITYRFDDGEERSIEFSSAEKHKDTVQITHLFTYDGESELTITGYLGNETVITYTARFKVDLPKKQHSVIYTSSSHDEGDVPTDTNKYRANDTVLVQNNTGDLTRTGYSFAGWVRDSEEQKRVYSGGDTLIIGEKNVTLKAKWVVVEEETAYKLTYQSAQSDSGNVPIDTNSYKTGQSLTVSGNIGGLQRTGYSFAGWMKKVEEDTKHYSGGDTLVVGEKDITLNAVWDIVEYTVIFEPRNGEREISKNIPHGSTVDLPEIPEQSGYVFSGWFKDTTGTEIWDYDEVVTSDITLFGNWVSAENLLVFYSNDGTNRSYYQEIPFNETVSLKTVTFSREGYFFKGWASDPEAATIEYEDGEEFTMTAEEAVLYALWGLDTNTITFHSNDGRSHTTNQYAVTNSDVFLRDNSFDRRGHSFEGWSLNEESDSVAFTDGQQITMKAGDLNLYAVWSTIRYSIIFHKNDGSGDTALVKAPMDDEVVLDNPFSRDGYEFDGWALNETSSSVNYDEGEQVAIDGDLSLYAVWDAISYSITLLKNDGTADTVTITAATGEEIELDNPFNRDGYEFDGWALSGDGQQEYSDGEKVTVEPDGLTLYALWSANTYEVTFYKNDTSDSTAVRSAQTDETVSLSLPFASLTGHNFDGWATAPDGDVVYSDSVISMWPGNINLYAVWSVKEFTITFDKNSSQATGNMSPQTFNFGDSQELYASVFSKEDWKFMGWSESADGSGTIIEDGAEYEMGSEDITLYAVWRPKPVMVACGSQHTMLLMADGTLWATGRNEDGELGNGESGQGTSNTTFEKVKENVEYVSVRQRQTMVIKSDGTLWATGNNWMGQLGNGRTRSHEEQFTEVLTDVAHVATGDNHTMAVKNDGTLWATGSNVMGQLGNGTEIDTSVFVEVPQSESFVQVTVGVSSSMTLKENGTLWGMGSNSSGELGLDTLSRISVPTKVDENIELILSGGFFSASTTIDGRIKVTGRNYFGQFGDGTTEDRTTFSELSHTNVSSLSLGANHTMFLLENGSLLATGYNTYWQLGTGDHHDVHTPVVVALDVAYVSAGITHTVAIKTDGTIWATGSNSRGQFGNGTTESSSEFIQIPLDFYEP, from the coding sequence ATGAAACTGCCAGTAAAAGGAATTTTACTATTTATTTTGTTGTTATTTCTGCTTCGCTGTAAATCCCCTACACATCCCTTTGAAAATTATGATCGTGCAGATATAGAACATATCGAGTTATCTGAGGAACAAAACTTCGTTGTTAATGATACAGTGGGCTTGATCATCGAAATAACGATGCCTCATCTTTTTAACAGTATCACGTACCGTTTTGATGATGGGGAGGAAAGAAGTATTGAGTTTAGTTCAGCTGAAAAACACAAAGATACGGTACAAATAACCCACCTGTTCACTTACGATGGTGAATCTGAACTAACTATCACCGGATACCTTGGCAATGAGACGGTTATTACTTATACTGCGCGATTTAAAGTAGATCTCCCCAAAAAACAGCACAGTGTTATTTATACGAGTAGCAGTCATGATGAAGGAGATGTGCCAACTGATACCAACAAATACAGGGCTAATGATACGGTTCTTGTTCAGAATAACACCGGTGATCTTACAAGAACCGGTTATAGTTTTGCAGGGTGGGTACGAGATTCTGAAGAGCAAAAAAGGGTGTATTCAGGAGGAGACACACTTATAATTGGTGAAAAAAATGTTACCCTTAAGGCAAAGTGGGTTGTAGTAGAGGAGGAAACTGCCTACAAACTAACCTATCAAAGTGCCCAAAGTGACAGTGGTAATGTACCAATTGACACCAATTCATATAAAACCGGTCAGAGTTTAACCGTTTCGGGTAATATTGGAGGTCTGCAAAGAACCGGTTACAGCTTTGCAGGGTGGATGAAAAAAGTAGAAGAAGATACAAAACACTACTCAGGCGGGGATACACTTGTAGTTGGAGAAAAAGATATAACCCTTAATGCTGTTTGGGATATTGTTGAATACACAGTTATTTTTGAGCCCCGAAACGGAGAACGTGAAATATCGAAAAATATACCCCATGGCTCAACAGTTGACCTGCCCGAAATACCTGAACAGAGCGGCTATGTATTCTCCGGTTGGTTTAAAGATACGACCGGTACAGAGATATGGGATTATGATGAGGTCGTTACTTCAGATATCACTCTTTTTGGAAATTGGGTTTCTGCGGAAAACCTGTTAGTGTTTTATTCCAATGATGGAACTAATCGTTCCTACTATCAGGAGATCCCTTTCAATGAGACTGTTTCGCTAAAGACTGTTACCTTTAGTAGAGAGGGTTACTTTTTTAAGGGATGGGCATCAGATCCCGAGGCCGCGACTATAGAGTATGAAGATGGTGAAGAGTTTACTATGACCGCGGAAGAAGCTGTGCTGTATGCTCTGTGGGGTTTGGATACCAATACCATCACCTTTCATTCAAACGATGGTCGAAGCCATACAACGAATCAGTACGCGGTGACCAATAGTGACGTTTTCCTTAGGGATAACTCTTTTGATCGCAGGGGACACAGTTTTGAAGGCTGGTCATTAAATGAGGAGAGTGATTCTGTCGCGTTTACGGATGGTCAGCAGATTACAATGAAGGCCGGAGATTTGAATCTTTATGCTGTATGGAGTACAATCAGGTATAGCATCATTTTTCATAAAAACGATGGAAGTGGTGACACTGCGCTCGTTAAAGCTCCAATGGATGATGAAGTAGTGTTGGATAATCCTTTCAGCCGTGACGGGTATGAGTTTGATGGCTGGGCACTTAACGAGACCAGTAGTTCGGTTAATTATGACGAAGGAGAGCAGGTTGCAATTGATGGTGACCTAAGCCTCTATGCCGTGTGGGATGCAATTAGTTATAGTATCACCTTGCTTAAAAATGACGGGACCGCTGATACTGTTACAATCACTGCTGCAACAGGTGAAGAGATAGAGTTGGATAACCCCTTTAACCGTGATGGTTACGAGTTCGATGGCTGGGCACTGAGTGGAGATGGTCAACAGGAATACAGTGATGGTGAAAAAGTCACTGTAGAGCCAGACGGTTTGACACTCTATGCATTGTGGAGTGCTAATACCTATGAGGTAACATTTTACAAAAATGATACAAGTGACAGTACGGCTGTCCGTAGCGCACAAACAGATGAAACTGTTAGTTTGTCTCTTCCGTTTGCTTCCCTTACCGGGCACAATTTTGATGGTTGGGCAACTGCTCCTGACGGAGATGTAGTTTACAGCGACAGTGTGATAAGCATGTGGCCTGGAAATATTAATCTGTATGCGGTTTGGAGCGTAAAAGAGTTTACCATTACCTTTGATAAAAACAGTAGTCAGGCAACCGGTAACATGTCTCCCCAAACGTTCAATTTTGGAGATAGTCAGGAGCTTTATGCCTCTGTTTTTTCCAAAGAGGACTGGAAGTTTATGGGGTGGTCGGAAAGTGCAGACGGAAGCGGCACTATTATAGAGGATGGGGCAGAATATGAGATGGGTTCGGAAGATATTACTCTCTATGCAGTATGGAGACCGAAGCCAGTAATGGTGGCTTGTGGTAGTCAACACACAATGCTTCTCATGGCAGATGGAACACTGTGGGCTACTGGAAGAAATGAAGATGGGGAACTCGGAAACGGTGAATCTGGGCAAGGAACTTCCAATACAACTTTTGAAAAAGTTAAAGAAAATGTAGAGTATGTTTCAGTCAGGCAAAGACAGACCATGGTGATTAAAAGTGATGGAACACTCTGGGCAACAGGGAATAACTGGATGGGGCAGCTTGGTAACGGTAGGACACGATCGCACGAGGAACAATTTACAGAAGTTCTCACAGATGTGGCTCATGTTGCTACTGGGGACAACCATACTATGGCAGTAAAAAACGATGGAACACTTTGGGCAACGGGTAGTAATGTCATGGGGCAATTGGGAAATGGTACTGAGATAGATACGAGTGTGTTTGTTGAAGTACCGCAATCAGAAAGCTTTGTTCAAGTAACAGTTGGAGTCTCTTCTTCTATGACCCTTAAAGAGAACGGTACCTTGTGGGGAATGGGGAGTAACAGTAGCGGCGAACTTGGCTTAGATACTCTTAGTCGCATTTCTGTTCCTACCAAGGTTGATGAAAACATTGAGCTAATTCTTTCCGGAGGTTTTTTCAGTGCTTCAACTACTATTGATGGTAGAATCAAGGTAACAGGGAGAAATTATTTCGGTCAATTTGGAGACGGTACAACTGAAGATAGGACTACTTTTTCGGAGTTATCACACACCAATGTTAGTAGCTTATCTCTTGGAGCTAATCATACAATGTTCCTCCTTGAGAATGGCAGCTTGCTTGCAACTGGATACAATACTTACTGGCAGCTTGGTACAGGAGATCACCATGATGTACATACCCCTGTAGTGGTTGCACTGGATGTAGCTTATGTCTCTGCAGGAATTACCCACACAGTTGCTATTAAAACTGATGGGACAATTTGGGCTACAGGCTCGAATTCGCGTGGCCAGTTCGGTAATGGTACCACTGAAAGCAGTAGTGAATTTATACAAATTCCTCTGGATTTTTATGAACCATGA
- a CDS encoding P-II family nitrogen regulator, with translation MKLVIAIIQPTKLPDVKEALFSNNIRKMTVTNVIGCGQQAGYTENYRGNVVEVNLLKKIRIEVAVNDEFVQPTVDAITKGARTGKIGDGKIFILDLPRCIRIRTGEEGVEAVG, from the coding sequence ATGAAATTGGTTATTGCTATTATTCAACCGACAAAACTGCCCGATGTGAAGGAAGCCTTATTTTCAAACAACATACGAAAAATGACCGTTACCAACGTTATAGGGTGCGGTCAACAGGCAGGATATACAGAAAACTATCGAGGCAATGTAGTAGAGGTTAACCTGCTAAAAAAAATTAGAATTGAAGTAGCGGTTAATGATGAATTTGTGCAACCCACAGTAGATGCAATAACGAAGGGTGCAAGAACCGGAAAAATCGGTGATGGTAAAATTTTCATCCTCGATTTACCACGATGCATCAGAATACGCACCGGAGAAGAAGGCGTCGAAGCTGTAGGGTAG
- a CDS encoding sigma 54-interacting transcriptional regulator has protein sequence MATQINPELSFNGLTVLYKIAQQLASGNELEEMMSAILEILENNAGMKRGMISILSPKKEELTVDVARGISESEKRKGRYKPGEGITGRVVASGRPVAVPTLESEPTFLDRTGARKGLRQSDLSFLCVPIKAEDVVVGALSVDKLAVEDAVTLEGELRFLEAVADLIAQAVQCRRRQYDLIQALERENTELRRSLEDKGKPDQMIGNSSTMRDAYRQIAMVAPSVTSVLIRGETGTGKELVARAIHQKSPRKDKAFVAVNCAALPESLLESELFGHEKGSFTGATSKRIGRFEAADGGTLFLDEIGEMPPSAQSRLLRAIQEKEFQRVGGTDAIKVDVRLICATNRNLESDVQQARFREDLYYRINVFTIILPPLRERGADVLLLADYFVRKYSKLHDKPIERISTPAIDMISAYHWPGNVRELENVMERSVIVATGTVIDGHDLPPTLQVKDIVSQSKRKDTFDNLVAAYERELIIDALKDKKGNQTEAAKLLGTTKRIIQYKINKYNIDFTRFKGGETEL, from the coding sequence ATGGCAACACAGATCAACCCAGAGCTTAGCTTCAACGGTCTTACCGTACTCTACAAAATAGCCCAACAACTCGCTTCCGGCAACGAACTTGAGGAGATGATGTCTGCTATCTTGGAGATTTTGGAAAACAATGCTGGTATGAAGCGGGGAATGATTTCGATATTGAGTCCTAAAAAAGAGGAGCTTACGGTTGATGTGGCCAGGGGGATTTCTGAAAGCGAGAAGCGAAAAGGCCGCTACAAACCAGGCGAAGGAATCACCGGGCGTGTTGTTGCCTCCGGCAGACCGGTAGCAGTACCAACCCTTGAGAGTGAGCCAACATTTTTGGATCGAACAGGAGCCCGTAAGGGGTTAAGGCAGTCTGATCTTTCCTTTCTCTGTGTACCCATCAAGGCCGAGGATGTAGTAGTGGGAGCGTTATCGGTGGATAAGCTTGCGGTTGAGGATGCGGTAACTTTGGAAGGTGAGCTGCGATTTCTGGAGGCTGTTGCTGATCTGATTGCTCAGGCTGTACAGTGCAGGCGACGTCAGTATGATCTTATTCAGGCATTGGAGAGAGAGAACACTGAACTGCGCCGCTCCCTTGAGGATAAAGGCAAACCGGATCAGATGATCGGTAACAGTTCAACAATGAGGGATGCCTATCGCCAAATCGCAATGGTTGCTCCATCCGTTACCTCGGTGCTTATACGGGGAGAGACGGGTACCGGAAAAGAGTTGGTGGCAAGGGCTATTCACCAAAAGAGCCCTCGTAAGGATAAGGCTTTTGTTGCTGTTAATTGTGCAGCTCTTCCTGAATCCCTTCTTGAGAGCGAACTTTTTGGTCATGAGAAGGGTTCATTCACCGGGGCAACTTCAAAGAGGATTGGACGTTTTGAAGCTGCCGATGGTGGCACATTGTTTCTGGATGAAATAGGGGAGATGCCTCCCTCGGCTCAAAGTCGTCTTCTTAGGGCTATTCAGGAAAAAGAGTTTCAAAGAGTCGGGGGTACAGACGCAATAAAGGTGGATGTGCGCCTTATCTGTGCTACAAACAGAAACCTTGAGTCTGATGTTCAGCAGGCACGATTTCGGGAAGATCTCTACTACAGGATAAATGTATTCACAATTATCCTCCCACCGCTGCGCGAACGCGGTGCCGATGTGTTGCTTCTTGCAGATTATTTTGTAAGAAAATATTCTAAACTCCATGATAAGCCCATAGAGAGAATTTCAACCCCTGCCATCGATATGATTTCTGCTTACCACTGGCCCGGTAATGTACGGGAGCTGGAAAATGTTATGGAGCGTTCGGTTATTGTAGCAACCGGAACTGTTATCGATGGCCATGACCTTCCACCTACATTACAGGTCAAGGATATAGTTTCTCAAAGCAAACGGAAGGACACCTTTGATAATCTGGTTGCAGCGTATGAAAGGGAGCTTATAATTGATGCCCTTAAGGATAAAAAGGGAAATCAAACAGAAGCGGCGAAACTACTAGGAACCACTAAACGTATTATTCAGTATAAAATAAACAAGTATAATATAGACTTTACGAGGTTTAAAGGTGGTGAGACTGAACTTTAG